AAAACTGacctcatttttctttttctttaccttttccTTTGCAGGATCGTAAAATTGAAGAACTGAAACAGTCACTGCTGCGGTACAAGAAAGTTCAAGACATGGTGATGTCCGTGCAGGGAAAGAAAGGTTAGACTCAGACTTACAATCTAAAAATTTAAGTATTTTGACAAATTTACATAAAATTTGATTCACAGGATTTAAAAACTGACATTAATGATGTGCTAAAATAATGCATTTTAAGCTTTAGCTGCCACACAGACCCTTCATCTATCCCTGGGTTGCTTGCCTTTTCCCCTTGTTGTTTGTATAGTCTTGTGTGTGAAAACTTTTGACCTACTTCCTACATCTTGTAAACAGGATCATGTGTTAAATaatttgattttatattttggtccattacagaaacaaagacaaacgATAATGAGCACATTGAGAGTTCTGGTGATGGATGCACCACAGTCCCAGCTAGCTCTCCGTCTGTGGAGTCAGAAAAACAAGAAGGCACAGATGCTGAACAACTGAGAGGGAAAAGCCCAGATGAGGTTtgtggagagggagaggagatgCTGCAAAGGGCCACGGGTCGGTCTCAAACTTGGTCGGTGCGTCTCAGTCATGTGGCATGCGGTTGCCTGTTCACCCACTAAGCTAAACTGGCACCCATGGTATCACTATTTAAATAGCAGAGAACATgagatatttttaattttacttttacgGTTTTTCCTCCCCTGGAGCGACTTCACATATCATTAAACTCTAAAGTGCTCAGTAAAACACTCACTCTCACAAAAACTTCACATTAATTTCACTCCTTTGGAAATGAGTGTTGAAGAGCTGGACAACCAATTAGTTGAATAACATCTTTTGTCAGATCTCTGTATGCAGATTTAGACTGTTCTCAGGGACTCTGTAGAGTTTTTAAGTCACAGTTTTATTGCATTTAAatcttcttttgtctttctgACCCCGACTCAGATGGAAAGCCCCAGTAGACTAAGTGAAGAGCCCTCGCCTTCACCCAGCCCGTCTGATCCAGAGAGAGTGTCAGAATCTGAACCGGCAGATGCAGAAAGGTAAAGATTTTATGTGTTATACatgactttgtttttattttaacaatatttttaatttacaaattaaaaaacaaataaccgGAGAACACTAGACACCAAAGaaccaaacaaacagcaaatcCAAACATGGAAAACCACCAATCCTAGTGGAATCTCTTTCATATTCTTCACTgacaaacacagtgaaatggTGCTCATTCTGCCTGCATGTGTCTTGTATTTATATTACAATGCTGTAACTTGCCAGGAATTAcatattttcacattaaaatcTCAGAGTATTGGAAGCTCTCACTGCAATTTACGCTATAAATAAAGTGTAAATTTACACTGTAAATTGTGGTAAGAGCAGTGAAGCATGCTGTTTAATGTGCGTATATATTTAAATGATCCGGGGCAGTCCATGTGGCGTTGCACCACGTGTTTGACGTGTCACTGAGTGCTTGTTCTCATCTAATTTCCTGTCACACTCCACTGCAAAATGAACACAATGGAGCATTTAATAAGTATAAGACATGGTATTGTGCATTCAAGGAAGGAGAAAGGAGTGTGATTATTGTTAAGGATTGGTCATCTCCttagtattatttattttattgtgaatGCATGTTTGCATGCTTGTTAGTACAGAAGTATAAAGACATAACATATTAGGATCGACTAAACCATTCACTTGACAGATGCTGCTGTAGTCCTGACACATGTTTTGTCCATTTCCTGCAGATGGTGTGTCGGGAAGTATCTACGTGTGGTTAATAATGTCCTGTAGACTCGCACTGCTAAGTAAAGTATAATGTTTAAAGTGATTTGCGTTGTGCTTTCAGCAGTCAAGAGAACACAAAGACTGTGACTCAGGATCACCTGGATGGGAGCAAAACTGAGCAGGTATGGGCAGAAATGACGTTGGCTAAAAACTGAAGACTGATTCTGtctattgtgattttttttttttttttttttttttctcccccactAATTTACCTCAAACTGCTTTTTCCAGCCTTacccatttttttcctttcacattTGAATTGtctttcattttagtttttctgGCATTTAGTATATGGAAGTACAGAATCTGTATACAAGCAATGTTTTTGTACTCTCAGAAGACAAGTGAGGAGATCGGTAGCATCAGTGAAAAGCCACCCATAAATCCTTCAGCCACCTTACCTGCCACCGTAGAGGACGATCCCTTTGGCTCGAGAAAGGCTCGGTCGTCTTTTGGAAAAGGTTTCTTCAAGATCCGCGGAGGCAAGAAGACGACCAGTAGTCCAAGCCTTGGTGAGTGCAAACGGAATGATTTGAGATCATGGAGTTAGTGGAAATGTGCTTTGTTCAGCTTTTAACCCACTACATGGTGAGAGtttcttcacattttttctcCCCCCCAAGACACACCCATGGAGTACACTATGGACCAAGACCATAATTTACAGCCCACAGGCTGTGGTCCCAGTTTAATTATGGAACTGTGTTTCTGGGCTGGTGTTTGTCCTTCGTCCTGTCTatgtgctttttatattttttttgtgtgtgtgtgtgtgtgtgtgtgtgtgtgtgtgtgtgtgtgttgtacacTTGTATATCTGCATCCCATCTCCCCAATCCCATTATTATTTCACTCATAATTTCTGGCCTCTTGTTCTTTTCTGTTGGACCCTGTCCTGTGTGTTGTGCTCTTTGTAACACATGAAGACCGCAGCAGGAGTGCGAGTGCGCCTATGCTAGGTACAGTATAGATCACAAGTCACGGTAGAGTTGCACTAGTTGTCCAGAGAAAGCAAACTGCTGAATATTTCTGTCTGCAATTTCTGATCTCATCCATTCACTTCACTGACatctttttttagtttaataGCTCCAGTACTTTGTCTCTGTTCTTTGTTGCACAAACTTCTGTACCTGTGTATGTTGAGTGTGCTGTAGTGTACGTAGATTTTGCCATGTTCCTGCATGTTTTTGCCTACActcctttgtttcttttaaagcttTCCCCGAGCACAAAGCTGTGCTGAGATCCAGATTATTcgataaaataatttaaacggCTCTCAAAGACCTTCCAACTAAATCTAAAACAAAGTAACAATCCTTTTCTCAGGCAGTGAACAGTGTCTGCATGCATGCCATTCTAGAGAGCGTATCGCTTTGCTCACAGTGACCTCTCCGGAGTCCTCATGTGCCTGTCTCAGTGTATTCTGGCTCTTTGCACTGACCCTGTGCAGCAGCTCTGTCTGCCTTATCCtcatgatgctgatgctgatCTGCTGGCATTTGTTTGCACAGCTGAAACAGAACGACAGGGTACGGACCATCTCGATCTGGCAGGGCTGCCACAGAGGTCGAATAACAGTGACAGCACACACACGCTCCCCACTACtccagaaagcagaaaaaaatccaaaggaATAAAAAAGCTCTTTGGGAAGTGAGTAGAAAACCTGTAAACATCCTCCCTCTGagtgttctttttttaagtatttaactTTAATGTCTTATTGTTCAGGTTAAAAAGGAGCCAGTCTACCACATTTAACTTGGATGACAATCTACCAGAGGGTGAGTTCAAGCGAGGAGGAGTGCGTGCCACAGCAGGACCCAGACTGGGTTGGTCTCGTGATCTTCAAAGGGTCAACAAGTGAGTCAGTGCATTCAGCATGAATAATGAAAGTCACAATGTGGTTTCCTTGTTTTGAATCTGTGTTGTACAGTGAATGTAGTGTTTGTTTGAATAATAAAGATGTAACAAGTGCATGTACTACAACTGATCTACGTCCACAGGGGCGTGTCTGCATGCCTATTTCATTGTTGACTCTTCTCTTTTCTTGTGTAGTGACGTAGACGCTCCCTTTGCACGCTGGCCGAAGGATCAGGTGTGCGACTGGCTGCAGGAGCAGGGTCTTGGTCTTTATGTAAACATGGCTCGCGCGTGGATCTCCTCTGGACAGACGCTGCTACAGGCCTCGCAGCTGGACCTGGAGAGGGTGCGATGAAGCAGAAGAATTTAATAAGTTTACCAACACTGGAAGAAAAGCAAAGTATTCCTGCCCTCAACTTCCTGTGTAGTAACTGGGGAATGTTGTATGTTTAATCCAAACTTGTGGATGTTTAGGAGCTGGGCATCAAACACCCGCTGCACAGAAAGAAGCTCCAGCTGGCTCTTCAGGCCCTCGGCTCAGAGGAGGAGGACAATAAGGGAAAGCTGGACTACAACTGGGTGACAAGTAAGTACCAGCTGCTAGTTGAAGATATGAGTCGGTTGGtcagttttttatgtttgtgatgTTTTACTTGATGTTCTACTCGAGTTAATAATTGATGTAATTCTCTCTGCCTCTTCTCAGGATGGCTGGATGACATCGGCCTGCCTCAGTATAAGACCCAGTTTGATGAGGGAAGAGTGGACGGTCGCATGCTGCACTACATGACTGTGGTGAGTGCCGATAGGAGACATTCACTCCCCTCACAGACCCTGTGGATAAGCTGGGCTGATGACTCTAGTGTCACCTCATGTTAGTGTTACTGCACAGAGCTCCAGTGGTGATGGAAGCCTCACTACAAAGCAAGTTTAATAAACCAGGAATATGTTTTTATTAGGAGGATTAAAGAAGTCTAATTTATTTTACATAGACCCTGAGCACTTACACCAGTGGATGGAGAGGTCAATAGCAACAATACTTCTTTGCATACATACATTTCTTTTCATATCACGTTATGGAAAAAAAGACCAAGAGAATTTCTCTTCCAACTCTTCTGTTTTGCCTCACAGCGGACTAAACCCTCCTTACGTTCACAAACAACAGCTCGTTTCACAACATTTAACAGCCAAATAATTAAAAGcttgaaaaggaaaaatgtcCATACAAAATGTAGTCAACTTCTGAAAAGAACAGTGCAGACGCAAACTAAAAATGTTTGGTTTGTGCATTTTCTCACTTGGCCCTCATGGTGCTCCCTCAAGGTAAGTAAGCTTTAATACTCATTCTTAAATGTACCCTCTTCTTATGGCACAATTTTAGTCTCACTCTTTAATCCTGGTGTTGAAAAAAGCGTAATCTTTGCCATTGGTAAGTCAAAAATTCAAGTTAACAACTTCAAATTTCAAGTTAGTTTCTcaattttcagttattttctcaGAAGTTTGAGGAGCTTCCATAACCTTGGCCTTAAGTAAAGAACATTTACAGCAAATAGCGCCTCAGTGCTCTGGGAAAGGTAGTAAGACCCCCTTTACAGTGTGTTAACTGAACTTCATGGCATCTATTTTAATTATTCTCCCAGAGAACTGATTGGTTGGTATGCTCTGCTCTTAGAAAGCGCTGATCTGTTATTTCAAACAATGTTTCACAGGAACAGGTAAGATGTGCAGCATGAGTTAGCTCTGATGTATCAGTCAGAAGTGACCTGGCatgataaaaataaagtttCCTCTCTAATCCCAGATTCACCCTCTCAGGTATTTGTATTTCAGCACTGGCTCTCTGATCCTCTTTAAGCTCTGATGTCTTGTGTTTTTAAGGATAACAATCACAGTTTAGTCAATCTTAGAGCAAATCACTGATATCTTTTTTTGTCCAACAGGATGACCTGCTTTCCCTGAAGGTGGGCAGCGTTCTGCATCACCTCAGCATCAAGAGAGCTATTCAAGTCCTCCGACTCAACAACTATGAGCCTAACTGCCTCCGTCGCCGGCCGTCAGACGAGGTGTGCTCGCTTTAACAGCCTGTTCTGCTGCTCGGCCCACTGACTTTACATACTCATAGCTATGTGTGAACACACTGTGCTTGTGGTTTGTACTTTGTGTCTGTAGAACAACATTTCACCGGCAGAGATTTCCCAGTGGACCAACCACAGGGTGATGGAGTGGCTGAGGTCTGTGGATCTCGCTGAATATGCTCCCAACCTGAGAGGCAGCGGCGTCCATGGGGGCCTGATGGTGAGAGAGTTAGTTGCTAATTTCCCTGGAAGAGCAGACGCTGTCCTGGGTTGTGTCCGCTCCTAATACACCAAATTCCCGCTCAGGTTCTGGAGCCACGGTTCAATGTGGAGACGATGGCTTTGCTGCTGAACATCCCCCCCAACAAGACTCTGCTGCGGCGCCACCTTGCCACACATTTCAACCTGCTCATTGGTTCAGAGGCCCAGCAGCTCAAACAGGAGTGTCTCGAAAACCCAGACTACACTTTGCTTACTGCAACCACTAAGGTCAAGGTAAAGCACGAGTTCCCACAGACAGACCGTCCTCTCTTACTACAAGTACTACAATTACTTCTCCGAGTACTTACAAGGAAAATATGTTGGAAATGCTTTTTCCTGTGTATTCTCTTTAAATGGGTAACAAGTTGAGAGATTTGATTTGACAAAGTGGTATTAAAGTTTAGTTTCTCATGGAAATTAAATGTGCCTACACATTAATTTAAAGGAATTTTAAGTCACTAAAACTGGCATCAAAACCTTGTAACCATAAAATCATTGCCAGAAAATTCAacaaagtttttgtttgttttgtttaaatcttGTGATATCAGTTTATATCAGTTTGCATATGATTTTTAGTTCGTATCCTTTTTGCTCCATCTGGCATTTTTGTGCAACATATTACTTAAAATTTTATTGTGCAATTTATTCCAGGAGGAAAAATGACACTGATGATGCAGAGGTCTCAAAAACTCACTGATCAAATATGATgacctttttgtgttttttctaaatCAGAGGTTGGTATGTGTGCGTTCCTGTGCGAATGTATGTAGTACTTACCTGTCCTCTCTCTGGTTCACACTAGCCAAAGAAACTATCATTCGGTAATTTTGGCAGTCTGAGGAAGAAAAAGCAGGAAGAGAACGAGGAGTATGTGTGTCCGATGGACGTGGAGATGCCAAAGGGTCGGAGCTTCCAAAAAGGCTTCGAGCTCCAAATCTATGAAGATGACCTCGACCGGCTAGAACAGGTGAGCATATTCTTCAGCATTCATTAATGATttgcttaatttaaaaaaaaaaaaagtcatattaAATTTGTGCTCTATTGCTTTCTGCTCACAGATGGAGGACTCTGAGGGAACCGTGAGACAGATTGGTGCTTTCTCTGAGGGCATTCAGAATCTGACGGTGAGAACCAGGAACAATTACTCACTGATTATTGTTTCCACGGCTTCTGATAGTAAACTTAATGCTTTTCTCTCATTTACCAGAGCATGCTGAAAGACGACGAACTCTTCAAAGAGATCTCCAATTCTCCGAACCCCAGCGTAACCGACGACGACTCCAACGCATGAGGCTGTCAGCATCAGACCTGATCCTGCTGTGAATGAAACTCTGTGCCAACCCTCTCCACTTGCACACACACGtctcaacaaaaaaacaagaatgcTCCCACATTTTCCTCATTTTTAGTGTTACATTCAAAGAAGAGCCAAAAGTATTAGCGTCGTGTCTTTCTAGTTGATTTTTAAATGTTGAAGCCTTCGGTCCAGAGGCCACTTTCACTCCTGAACTTAGTCTTCATTACTCCCGACTGATGTCAGAGGGAACATGTAGGATAACACCACTGTTTGCCTGCCAGCTGGTTTCTGGAGATATTATTTCTGTGTTCTATTCGGGTACCTTCCTGTTTTAACTGAAGTGAaaaccagcaaaaaataaaaaacatctaGAAAATGCCTATATAGATTTAATATATGACTTTTAAATTGCCTTTTGACTGTGGCAATGCTAGAAGAAAGAGTTGGACTAGAAGTGATGTGTTGAGACTGTTTCCATTTTGAagttataaagaaaaaaaccctcaaacagCTGCTATGTTTTCTACACAACTGAACCCTGCTAAAGAAATGAGAACAGTCTTTAAATATTATTCTGTCACTTATACATTTACAAATGTGCATATACAGTATAAAGCAAGAATCTCGCTGCATGTTTTGAAACTGCAACACAGTCATATAAGAACTCATCATTGTTTTTACCAAAAAAGGATTTTTAATGGAAACCTGCAGTTATTTCTGGGGAAATGTTGTGCTGCAAGGAAACGTCTGGTTTTCTCAAAGCGATAATGCCCTCTGCAGCTCTCCACCTTCCCTGAAAAGATGTCCTTTTTGTACACTTATGCaattaataaatcaataaagtaatttaaatatgtttgttttctttga
The Maylandia zebra isolate NMK-2024a linkage group LG7, Mzebra_GT3a, whole genome shotgun sequence DNA segment above includes these coding regions:
- the ppfibp1b gene encoding liprin-beta-1b isoform X8, which encodes MMSDASDMLAAALEQMDGIIAGSKAIDYSNGLFDCQSPTSPFMGSLRALHLLEDLRSVLELMDSEERESLRCQIPDSTADSLVEWLHGHMSNGHISLGGGDHYQERLSRLESDKESLVLQVSVLTDQVEAQGEKIRDLDLCLDEHREKLNATEEMLQQELLCRTALETQKLELMSEVSNLKLKLNSMKNERLDFDDGFRDSEDLILEINELRYRLTELETEKLQYEKKLKSTKLLMAKLSSLKIKMGQMQYEKQRKEHKLQAMKEELAILRRQLEGKDGEMRRLQDETGFKAIGLNGAEPTDRVSHPDETLRKRLKEKHVEVQRMKKAVESLMAANEEKDRKIEELKQSLLRYKKVQDMVMSVQGKKETKTNDNEHIESSGDGCTTVPASSPSVESEKQEGTDAEQLRGKSPDEMESPSRLSEEPSPSPSPSDPERVSESEPADAESQENTKTVTQDHLDGSKTEQKTSEEIGSISEKPPINPSATLPATVEDDPFGSRKARSSFGKGFFKIRGGKKTTSSPSLDRSRSASAPMLAETERQGTDHLDLAGLPQRSNNSDSTHTLPTTPESRKKSKGIKKLFGKLKRSQSTTFNLDDNLPEGEFKRGGVRATAGPRLGWSRDLQRVNNDVDAPFARWPKDQVCDWLQEQGLGLYVNMARAWISSGQTLLQASQLDLERELGIKHPLHRKKLQLALQALGSEEEDNKGKLDYNWVTRWLDDIGLPQYKTQFDEGRVDGRMLHYMTVDDLLSLKVGSVLHHLSIKRAIQVLRLNNYEPNCLRRRPSDENNISPAEISQWTNHRVMEWLRSVDLAEYAPNLRGSGVHGGLMVLEPRFNVETMALLLNIPPNKTLLRRHLATHFNLLIGSEAQQLKQECLENPDYTLLTATTKVKPKKLSFGNFGSLRKKKQEENEEYVCPMDVEMPKGRSFQKGFELQIYEDDLDRLEQMEDSEGTVRQIGAFSEGIQNLTSMLKDDELFKEISNSPNPSVTDDDSNA
- the ppfibp1b gene encoding liprin-beta-1b isoform X10; translated protein: MMSDASDMLAAALEQMDGIIAGSKAIDYSNGLFDCQSPTSPFMGSLRALHLLEDLRSVLELMDSEERESLRCQIPDSTADSLVEWLHGHMSNGHISLGGGDHYQERLSRLESDKESLVLQVSVLTDQVEAQGEKIRDLDLCLDEHREKLNATEEMLQQELLCRTALETQKLELMSEVSNLKLKLNSMKNERLDFDDGFRDSEDLILEINELRYRLTELETEKLQYEKKLKSTKEELAILRRQLEGKDGEMRRLQDETGFKAIGLNGAEPTDRDVEVQRMKKAVESLMAANEEKDRKIEELKQSLLRYKKVQDMVMSVQGKKETKTNDNEHIESSGDGCTTVPASSPSVESEKQEGTDAEQLRGKSPDEVCGEGEEMLQRATGRSQTWSMESPSRLSEEPSPSPSPSDPERVSESEPADAESSQENTKTVTQDHLDGSKTEQKTSEEIGSISEKPPINPSATLPATVEDDPFGSRKARSSFGKGFFKIRGGKKTTSSPSLDRSRSASAPMLAETERQGTDHLDLAGLPQRSNNSDSTHTLPTTPESRKKSKGIKKLFGKLKRSQSTTFNLDDNLPEGEFKRGGVRATAGPRLGWSRDLQRVNNDVDAPFARWPKDQVCDWLQEQGLGLYVNMARAWISSGQTLLQASQLDLERELGIKHPLHRKKLQLALQALGSEEEDNKGKLDYNWVTRWLDDIGLPQYKTQFDEGRVDGRMLHYMTVDDLLSLKVGSVLHHLSIKRAIQVLRLNNYEPNCLRRRPSDENNISPAEISQWTNHRVMEWLRSVDLAEYAPNLRGSGVHGGLMVLEPRFNVETMALLLNIPPNKTLLRRHLATHFNLLIGSEAQQLKQECLENPDYTLLTATTKVKPKKLSFGNFGSLRKKKQEENEEYVCPMDVEMPKGRSFQKGFELQIYEDDLDRLEQMEDSEGTVRQIGAFSEGIQNLTSMLKDDELFKEISNSPNPSVTDDDSNA
- the ppfibp1b gene encoding liprin-beta-1b isoform X5 — encoded protein: MMSDASDMLAAALEQMDGIIAGSKAIDYSNGLFDCQSPTSPFMGSLRALHLLEDLRSVLELMDSEERESLRCQIPDSTADSLVEWLHGHMSNGHISLGGGDHYQERLSRLESDKESLVLQVSVLTDQVEAQGEKIRDLDLCLDEHREKLNATEEMLQQELLCRTALETQKLELMSEVSNLKLKLNSMKNERLDFDDGFRDSEDLILEINELRYRLTELETEKLQYEKKLKSTKLLMAKLSSLKIKMGQMQYEKQRKEHKLQAMKEELAILRRQLEGKDGEMRRLQDETGFKAIGLNGAEPTDRVSHPDETLRKRLKEKHVEVQRMKKAVESLMAANEEKDRKIEELKQSLLRYKKVQDMVMSVQGKKETKTNDNEHIESSGDGCTTVPASSPSVESEKQEGTDAEQLRGKSPDEVCGEGEEMLQRATGRSQTWSMESPSRLSEEPSPSPSPSDPERVSESEPADAESSQENTKTVTQDHLDGSKTEQKTSEEIGSISEKPPINPSATLPATVEDDPFGSRKARSSFGKGFFKIRGGKKTTSSPSLAETERQGTDHLDLAGLPQRSNNSDSTHTLPTTPESRKKSKGIKKLFGKLKRSQSTTFNLDDNLPEGEFKRGGVRATAGPRLGWSRDLQRVNNDVDAPFARWPKDQVCDWLQEQGLGLYVNMARAWISSGQTLLQASQLDLERELGIKHPLHRKKLQLALQALGSEEEDNKGKLDYNWVTRWLDDIGLPQYKTQFDEGRVDGRMLHYMTVDDLLSLKVGSVLHHLSIKRAIQVLRLNNYEPNCLRRRPSDENNISPAEISQWTNHRVMEWLRSVDLAEYAPNLRGSGVHGGLMVLEPRFNVETMALLLNIPPNKTLLRRHLATHFNLLIGSEAQQLKQECLENPDYTLLTATTKVKPKKLSFGNFGSLRKKKQEENEEYVCPMDVEMPKGRSFQKGFELQIYEDDLDRLEQMEDSEGTVRQIGAFSEGIQNLTSMLKDDELFKEISNSPNPSVTDDDSNA
- the ppfibp1b gene encoding liprin-beta-1b isoform X9, whose amino-acid sequence is MMSDASDMLAAALEQMDGIIAGSKAIDYSNGLFDCQSPTSPFMGSLRALHLLEDLRSVLELMDSEERESLRCQIPDSTADSLVEWLHGHMSNGHISLGGGDHYQERLSRLESDKESLVLQVSVLTDQVEAQGEKIRDLDLCLDEHREKLNATEEMLQQELLCRTALETQKLELMSEVSNLKLKLNSMKNERLDFDDGFRDSEDLILEINELRYRLTELETEKLQYEKKLKSTKEELAILRRQLEGKDGEMRRLQDETGFKAIGLNGAEPTDRVSHPDETLRKRLKEKHVEVQRMKKAVESLMAANEEKDRKIEELKQSLLRYKKVQDMVMSVQGKKETKTNDNEHIESSGDGCTTVPASSPSVESEKQEGTDAEQLRGKSPDEVCGEGEEMLQRATGRSQTWSMESPSRLSEEPSPSPSPSDPERVSESEPADAESSQENTKTVTQDHLDGSKTEQKTSEEIGSISEKPPINPSATLPATVEDDPFGSRKARSSFGKGFFKIRGGKKTTSSPSLDRSRSASAPMLAETERQGTDHLDLAGLPQRSNNSDSTHTLPTTPESRKKSKGIKKLFGKLKRSQSTTFNLDDNLPEGEFKRGGVRATAGPRLGWSRDLQRVNNDVDAPFARWPKDQVCDWLQEQGLGLYVNMARAWISSGQTLLQASQLDLERELGIKHPLHRKKLQLALQALGSEEEDNKGKLDYNWVTRWLDDIGLPQYKTQFDEGRVDGRMLHYMTVDDLLSLKVGSVLHHLSIKRAIQVLRLNNYEPNCLRRRPSDENNISPAEISQWTNHRVMEWLRSVDLAEYAPNLRGSGVHGGLMVLEPRFNVETMALLLNIPPNKTLLRRHLATHFNLLIGSEAQQLKQECLENPDYTLLTATTKVKPKKLSFGNFGSLRKKKQEENEEYVCPMDVEMPKGRSFQKGFELQIYEDDLDRLEQMEDSEGTVRQIGAFSEGIQNLTSMLKDDELFKEISNSPNPSVTDDDSNA
- the ppfibp1b gene encoding liprin-beta-1b isoform X1, with product MMSDASDMLAAALEQMDGIIAGSKAIDYSNGLFDCQSPTSPFMGSLRALHLLEDLRSVLELMDSEERESLRCQIPDSTADSLVEWLHGHMSNGHISLGGGDHYQERLSRLESDKESLVLQVSVLTDQVEAQGEKIRDLDLCLDEHREKLNATEEMLQQELLCRTALETQKLELMSEVSNLKLKLNSMKNERLDFDDGFRDSEDLILEINELRYRLTELETEKLQYEKKLKSTKLLMAKLSSLKIKMGQMQYEKQRKEHKLQAMKEELAILRRQLEGKDGEMRRLQDETGFKAIGLNGAEPTDRVSHPDETLRKRLKEKHVEVQRMKKAVESLMAANEEKDRKIEELKQSLLRYKKVQDMVMSVQGKKETKTNDNEHIESSGDGCTTVPASSPSVESEKQEGTDAEQLRGKSPDEVCGEGEEMLQRATGRSQTWSMESPSRLSEEPSPSPSPSDPERVSESEPADAESSQENTKTVTQDHLDGSKTEQKTSEEIGSISEKPPINPSATLPATVEDDPFGSRKARSSFGKGFFKIRGGKKTTSSPSLDRSRSASAPMLAETERQGTDHLDLAGLPQRSNNSDSTHTLPTTPESRKKSKGIKKLFGKLKRSQSTTFNLDDNLPEGEFKRGGVRATAGPRLGWSRDLQRVNNDVDAPFARWPKDQVCDWLQEQGLGLYVNMARAWISSGQTLLQASQLDLERELGIKHPLHRKKLQLALQALGSEEEDNKGKLDYNWVTRWLDDIGLPQYKTQFDEGRVDGRMLHYMTVDDLLSLKVGSVLHHLSIKRAIQVLRLNNYEPNCLRRRPSDENNISPAEISQWTNHRVMEWLRSVDLAEYAPNLRGSGVHGGLMVLEPRFNVETMALLLNIPPNKTLLRRHLATHFNLLIGSEAQQLKQECLENPDYTLLTATTKVKPKKLSFGNFGSLRKKKQEENEEYVCPMDVEMPKGRSFQKGFELQIYEDDLDRLEQMEDSEGTVRQIGAFSEGIQNLTSMLKDDELFKEISNSPNPSVTDDDSNA
- the ppfibp1b gene encoding liprin-beta-1b isoform X11; the encoded protein is MMSDASDMLAAALEQMDGIIAGSKAIDYSNGLFDCQSPTSPFMGSLRALHLLEDLRSVLELMDSEERESLRCQIPDSTADSLVEWLHGHMSNGHISLGGGDHYQERLSRLESDKESLVLQVSVLTDQVEAQGEKIRDLDLCLDEHREKLNATEEMLQQELLCRTALETQKLELMSEVSNLKLKLNSMKNERLDFDDGFRDSEDLILEINELRYRLTELETEKLQYEKKLKSTKLLMAKLSSLKIKMGQMQYEKQRKEHKLQAMKEELAILRRQLEGKDGEMRRLQDETGFKAIGLNGAEPTDRDVEVQRMKKAVESLMAANEEKDRKIEELKQSLLRYKKVQDMVMSVQGKKETKTNDNEHIESSGDGCTTVPASSPSVESEKQEGTDAEQLRGKSPDEVCGEGEEMLQRATGRSQTWSMESPSRLSEEPSPSPSPSDPERVSESEPADAESSQENTKTVTQDHLDGSKTEQKTSEEIGSISEKPPINPSATLPATVEDDPFGSRKARSSFGKGFFKIRGGKKTTSSPSLAETERQGTDHLDLAGLPQRSNNSDSTHTLPTTPESRKKSKGIKKLFGKLKRSQSTTFNLDDNLPEGEFKRGGVRATAGPRLGWSRDLQRVNNDVDAPFARWPKDQVCDWLQEQGLGLYVNMARAWISSGQTLLQASQLDLERELGIKHPLHRKKLQLALQALGSEEEDNKGKLDYNWVTRWLDDIGLPQYKTQFDEGRVDGRMLHYMTVDDLLSLKVGSVLHHLSIKRAIQVLRLNNYEPNCLRRRPSDENNISPAEISQWTNHRVMEWLRSVDLAEYAPNLRGSGVHGGLMVLEPRFNVETMALLLNIPPNKTLLRRHLATHFNLLIGSEAQQLKQECLENPDYTLLTATTKVKPKKLSFGNFGSLRKKKQEENEEYVCPMDVEMPKGRSFQKGFELQIYEDDLDRLEQMEDSEGTVRQIGAFSEGIQNLTSMLKDDELFKEISNSPNPSVTDDDSNA
- the ppfibp1b gene encoding liprin-beta-1b isoform X12; the protein is MMSDASDMLAAALEQMDGIIAGSKAIDYSNGLFDCQSPTSPFMGSLRALHLLEDLRSVLELMDSEERESLRCQIPDSTADSLVEWLHGHMSNGHISLGGGDHYQERLSRLESDKESLVLQVSVLTDQVEAQGEKIRDLDLCLDEHREKLNATEEMLQQELLCRTALETQKLELMSEVSNLKLKLNSMKNERLDFDDGFRDSEDLILEINELRYRLTELETEKLQYEKKLKSTKEELAILRRQLEGKDGEMRRLQDETGFKAIGLNGAEPTDRDVEVQRMKKAVESLMAANEEKDRKIEELKQSLLRYKKVQDMVMSVQGKKETKTNDNEHIESSGDGCTTVPASSPSVESEKQEGTDAEQLRGKSPDEVCGEGEEMLQRATGRSQTWSMESPSRLSEEPSPSPSPSDPERVSESEPADAESSQENTKTVTQDHLDGSKTEQKTSEEIGSISEKPPINPSATLPATVEDDPFGSRKARSSFGKGFFKIRGGKKTTSSPSLAETERQGTDHLDLAGLPQRSNNSDSTHTLPTTPESRKKSKGIKKLFGKLKRSQSTTFNLDDNLPEGEFKRGGVRATAGPRLGWSRDLQRVNNDVDAPFARWPKDQVCDWLQEQGLGLYVNMARAWISSGQTLLQASQLDLERELGIKHPLHRKKLQLALQALGSEEEDNKGKLDYNWVTRWLDDIGLPQYKTQFDEGRVDGRMLHYMTVDDLLSLKVGSVLHHLSIKRAIQVLRLNNYEPNCLRRRPSDENNISPAEISQWTNHRVMEWLRSVDLAEYAPNLRGSGVHGGLMVLEPRFNVETMALLLNIPPNKTLLRRHLATHFNLLIGSEAQQLKQECLENPDYTLLTATTKVKPKKLSFGNFGSLRKKKQEENEEYVCPMDVEMPKGRSFQKGFELQIYEDDLDRLEQMEDSEGTVRQIGAFSEGIQNLTSMLKDDELFKEISNSPNPSVTDDDSNA